From a region of the Nyctibius grandis isolate bNycGra1 chromosome 10, bNycGra1.pri, whole genome shotgun sequence genome:
- the SPRY4 gene encoding protein sprouty homolog 4, translating into MEPRIPHNITVVPNSVMVQPLLDSRIPYGRLQHPLTILPIDQMKTTHIENDYTDNPTASQLAAQKRPRGPHELVLTNQHLQRCEQDVTHPWISFSGRPSSISSSSSTSSDQRLLDHMAPVPVAEQSSPRAVRIQPKVINCKPLDLKGPVSQELDKHFLLCEACGKCKCKECALPRTLPSCWVCNQECLCSAQNLVNYSTCMCLVKGVFYHCTNEDDEGTCADHPCSCSHSNCCARWSFMSALSLVLPCLLCYLPATGCVKLSQRCYDQVSRPGCRCKNTNSVICKALPESKGSRAEKPF; encoded by the coding sequence ATGGAGCCCCGGATTCCCCACAACATCACCGTTGTCCCCAACTCTGTGATGGTCCAGCCCTTGCTGGACAGTCGGATCCCCTATGGGCGGCTGCAGCATCCCCTCACCATCCTGCCGATCGACCAAATGAAGACAACTCACATAGAGAACGATTACACCGACAACCCCACCGCTTCccagctggcagcccagaagcGTCCCCGAGGCCCCCACGAACTGGTCTTGACCAACCAGCACCTGCAGCGCTGCGAGCAGGATGTCACCCACCCCTGGATTTCCTTCAGCGGGCgccccagctccatcagcagcagcagcagcacatcttCAGACCAAAGGCTCTTGGACCACATGGCCCCAGtgcctgtggcagagcagtCCTCCCCCAGAGCGGTTCGCATTCAGCCCAAGGTGATTAACTGCAAACCCCTGGACCTGAAGGGGCCCGTGTCTCAGGAACTGGACAAGCACTTTCTGCTGTGCGAAGCCTGTGGGAAATGCAAGTGTAAGGAGTGCGCGCTGCCCCGGACTCTGCCGTCGTGCTGGGTGTGCAACCAAGAGTGCCTCTGCTCGGCACAGAACCTGGTCAACTACTCCACCTGCATGTGTCTTGTCAAGGGCGTCTTCTACCACTGCACCAACGAGGACGACGAGGGCACGTGTGCCGACcacccctgctcctgctcccactCAAACTGCTGTGCCCGCTGGTCCTTCATGAGTGCCCTCTCCCTGGTGCTCCCTTGCTTGCTCTGCTACCTGCCAGCCACCGGCTGCGTCAAGCTGTCCCAGAGATGCTACGACCAAGTGAGCCGGCCAGGATGCAGgtgcaaaaacacaaacagtgTCATCTGCAAGGCGCTGCCGGAGAGCAAAGGAAGCAGGGCAGAAAAGCCCTTTTGA